Proteins from a single region of Coregonus clupeaformis isolate EN_2021a chromosome 35, ASM2061545v1, whole genome shotgun sequence:
- the si:ch211-153b23.7 gene encoding uncharacterized protein si:ch211-153b23.7 has product MDGGSLSASLSSSEEEEDSSPYSASALLQNPEEHGATEESRAEEIVPAGERLLSGEDQGSLITDSMSVTSADQEKLLLLNRNTELRRVNKELMKLNEDWDHVYRSTTLSLQQRVETLEQENSTVKQLNNTLLLKVDHEQNKREYYEHTLMQELKKNQQLHEYVRLLENRLHHTDTTRDWTMGTQTSMSTVTHLPETTPISDAPGGPTMSPSLNHRTIPGLSSSSSSSSSHGPPSHLFSSSTPDRGARSGGRISSGPYRALEDPADPQKEVQELKEQLEALRCQTVIYEADYQTEHKDHKHTQQENQRLRRKREEMRQQMALLQEQLKVYEDDFRKERSDKQVLQRLLMKKSPALVKQPVLVHRCNNEQQPAGGDRERRKREEQRGAHPSTAQPDNHHPLCPKHCERRNTEESP; this is encoded by the exons ATGGACGGAGGTTCACTGTCCGCATCATTATCGTcgtctgaggaggaggaagattctTCACCCTACAGCGCCAGTGCTCTCCTGCAGAACCCAGAGGAACATGGGGCTACAGAGGAATCAAG GGCGGAGGAGATTGTCCCTGCTGGTGAGAGGTTGCTGTCCGGGGAGGACCAGGGGTCTCTGATCACTGACAGTATGTCAGTCACGTCAGCTGACCAGGAGAAACTGCTGCTGCTCAACAGGAACACTGAGCTACGACGAGTCAACAAAGAG TTGATGAAGCTGAATGAAGACTGGGATCATGTGTATCGCAGCACCACTCTGAGTCTCCAGCAGAGAGTGGAGACTCTGGAGCAGGAGAACAGCACAGTCAAACAACTCAACAACACACTGCTGCTCAAAGTAGACCACGAACAG AACAAGAGGGAGTACTATGAACACACACTGATGCAGGAGTTGAAGAAGAACCAGCAGCTACATGAATACGTCAGATTGCTGGAGAATAGACTACATCACACAGACACCACCAGAGACTGGACAATGGGCACACAG ACCAGTATGAGCACTGTGACCCATCTTCCAGAAACCACCCCAATCTCTGATGCTCCTGGGGGGccaactatgtcccccagcctcaaCCATCGCACCATACCcggcctctcctcctcctcctcctcctcctccagccatggcccaccatcccacctcttctcctcctccaccccagaTCGAGGGGCCCGGAGTGGGGGTAGAATCAGCAGTGGCCCCTACAGGGCACTAGAGGACCCAGCTGACCCCCAGAAGGAGGTGCAAGAACTAAAGGAGCAGCTGGAGGCCCTCAGATGCCAG ACTGTTATTTATGAAGCAGACTACCAGACGGAGCACAAGGACCACAAACACACCCAGCAGGAAAACCAGAGactgaggaggaagagagaggagatgagacaaCAGATGGCCCTACTGCAGGAGCAG CTCAAGGTGTATGAGGATGACTTTAGGAAGGAGCGGTCAGACAAGCAGGTCCTGCAGCGTCTACTGATGAAGaaaagtccagctctggtcaaaCAGCCTGTCCTGGTCCACCGCTGTAATAATGAGCAGCagcctgcagggggagacagagagaggaggaagagagaggagcagagaggtgcTCACCCCAGTACAGCACAACCAGATAACCACCACCCGCTGTGCCCCAAACACTGTGAGAGGAGGAACACTGAAGAATCCCCATGA